The Couchioplanes caeruleus nucleotide sequence TGTCCGGGTAGCGCACGGTGGACATTCGGCGCGACAGCCGTTCGCCGGCTGCGTCCCGCTGACCGGCGGGCTCGGCGGCTCGAAAACCTTCGTGCGTGACCCCGGCAGCCTGCAGCAACGCCGCGCCGCGGAAACGGGGGTCCTCCGGGTCGACGAGGTAGGGCAGCCGCTGCGCGACCTCGTACGTGGCGGCCACCGCGAGCAGGATGTCCGCGCTGTCCGGTCCGCCCGATCTCGACGGCGTGCGGTAGGCCTGTTCTGCCGCCTCCAGCCTGATCCACTGCATCGGGTGGCGACCGTAATTGATCCGTACGGCCATCGCGAATGCCGTCATCGGCCGCCGCCAGCCCGGTGAGCGGAAGCCGGACCGGCCGATCAGCCGGTCGCGGACGTGGCGCAGGGCCGGATG carries:
- a CDS encoding Clp protease N-terminal domain-containing protein, with translation MLLALLEDPGNRATELLAICGIPATDLYADLAAGRTPAVRDDVHPALRHVRDRLIGRSGFRSPGWRRPMTAFAMAVRINYGRHPMQWIRLEAAEQAYRTPSRSGGPDSADILLAVAATYEVAQRLPYLVDPEDPRFRGAALLQAAGVTHEGFRAAEPAGQRDAAGERLSRRMSTVRYPDTLALVRDLLAVSTPPSRAARLLTAARFDVAALRRTLS